One region of Salvelinus sp. IW2-2015 linkage group LG1, ASM291031v2, whole genome shotgun sequence genomic DNA includes:
- the LOC111981588 gene encoding mitochondrial Rho GTPase 1-A isoform X4 — protein METILPVMNQYTEIETCVECSAKNLKNISELFYYAQKAVLHPTGPLYCPEEKRMKPACIKALTRIFKVSDLDNDGILNDNELNFFQRTCFNAPLASQALEDVKNVVRKNVIDGVCDNGLTLKGFLFLHTLFIQRGRHETTWTVLRRFGYDDDLELHQDYLFPLTLKIPPDCTTELNHNAYLFLQSVFDKHDKDRDCALSPEELKDLFDVFPYMPWGPDVNNTVCTNNXGWITYQGYLSQWTLTTYLDVQRCLEYLGYLGYSIISEQESQAAAITVTRDKKIDLQKKQTQRSVFRCNVFGDSGSGKSGFLQAFLGRNLTRQNIVSEEHMSYYAISTAYVYGQEKYLLLHEVFPDFDVLSDADLACDIVCLVYDASNPHSFEYCARVFKQYFMDTKTPCMMIAAKSDLQETKQLYALTPLEFCRKHKMPPPQAFTCNTADAPCKDIYTKLATMAMHPHVTQADLKSSTFWLRVSVGATMFAVLGFAMCRVLLKQR, from the exons ATGGAGACCATCCTGCCCGTCATGAACCAGTACACTGAGATAGAGACATGTGTGGAG tGTTCAGCAAAGAACCTGAAGAACATATCTGAGTTGTTTTACTACGCCCAAAAGGCTGTCCTGCACCCCACTGGCCCTTTATACTGTCCAGAGGAGAAACGG ATGAAGCCCGCTTGTATCAAAGCGCTGACTCGCATCTTCAAGGTATCAGACCTGGACAACGATGGGATTCTCAATGATAATGAGCTCAACTTCTTTCAG agGACATGCTTTAATGCCCCACTGGCGTCTCAGGCTCTGGAGGATGTGAAGAACGTTGTGAGGAAGAATGTGATCGACGGTGTGTGTGACAACGGCCTCACTCTCAAAG GGTTCCTMTTCCTCCACACCCTCTTCATCCAGAGGGGGAGACATGAGACCACCTGGACGGTCCTCAGGAGGTTCGGCTACGACGACGACCTGGAACTCCACCAGGACTACCTGTTCCCACTCAC GTTGAAAATACCTCCAGATTGCACCACCGAGCTGAATCACAATGCCTACCTCTTCCTCCAGAGTGTCTTCGACAAACATGACAAG gaCCGGGACTGTGCCCTGTCCCCAGAGGAGCTGAAGGACCTGTTTGACGTGTTCCCCTACATGCCCTGGGGTCCCGACGTCAACAACACGGTGTGCACCAACAACGWAGGCTGGATCACCTACCAGGGCTACCTGTCCCAGTGGAC GTTGACCACCTACCTGGATGTCCAGCGCTGCCTGGAGTACCTGGGTTACCTTGGTTACTCCATCATCTCTGAGCAGGAGTCCCAGGCAGCGGCCATCACAG TGACGAGGGACAAGAAGATTGACCTGCAGAAGAAGCAGACTCAGCGCAGTGTGTTTCGCTGTAACGTCTTCGGGGACAGCGGCAGTGGCAAGAGTGGCTTCCTGCAAGCCTTCCTTGGAAGAAACCTCACG CGTCAAAACATTGTTAGTGAAGAGCATATGTCCTACTATGCTATCAGCACTGCGTATGTGTATGGTCAGGAGAAATACCTACTG CTCCATGAGGTCTTCCCAGACTTTGACGTCCTCTCGGACGCTGACCTGGCTTGTGACATTGTGTGTCTGGTGTACGATGCCAGCAACCCCCACTCCTTCGAGTACTGCGCCAGAGTCTTCAAG CAATACTTCATGGACACCAAGACGCCGTGCATGATGATCGCAGCCAAGTCGGACCTCCAGGAGACCAAGCAGCTATACGCCCTCACCCCTCTGGAGTTCTGTAGGAAGCACAAGATGCCCCCTCCGCAGGCCTTCACCTGCAACACGGCAGACGCACCCTGCAAAGACATCTACACCAAACTCGCCACCATGGCCATGCACCC acaTGTGACACAGGCTGACCTGAAGAGCTCCACCTTCTGGTTGAGAGTGAGCGTGGGAGCCACCATGTTCGCCGTGCTGGGCTTCGCCATGTGCAGAGTGCTGCTCAAACAACGGTGA
- the LOC111981588 gene encoding mitochondrial Rho GTPase 1-A isoform X3 translates to METILPVMNQYTEIETCVECSAKNLKNISELFYYAQKAVLHPTGPLYCPEEKRMKPACIKALTRIFKVSDLDNDGILNDNELNFFQALEDVKNVVRKNVIDGVCDNGLTLKGFLFLHTLFIQRGRHETTWTVLRRFGYDDDLELHQDYLFPLTLKIPPDCTTELNHNAYLFLQSVFDKHDKDRDCALSPEELKDLFDVFPYMPWGPDVNNTVCTNNXGWITYQGYLSQWTLTTYLDVQRCLEYLGYLGYSIISEQESQAAAITVTRDKKIDLQKKQTQRSVFRCNVFGDSGSGKSGFLQAFLGRNLTRQNIVSEEHMSYYAISTAYVYGQEKYLLLHEVFPDFDVLSDADLACDIVCLVYDASNPHSFEYCARVFKQYFMDTKTPCMMIAAKSDLQETKQLYALTPLEFCRKHKMPPPQAFTCNTADAPCKDIYTKLATMAMHPHARLRCMCTCNRCTFCHLQNFINSELVQTVKAKLYTAILSRHVTQADLKSSTFWLRVSVGATMFAVLGFAMCRVLLKQR, encoded by the exons ATGGAGACCATCCTGCCCGTCATGAACCAGTACACTGAGATAGAGACATGTGTGGAG tGTTCAGCAAAGAACCTGAAGAACATATCTGAGTTGTTTTACTACGCCCAAAAGGCTGTCCTGCACCCCACTGGCCCTTTATACTGTCCAGAGGAGAAACGG ATGAAGCCCGCTTGTATCAAAGCGCTGACTCGCATCTTCAAGGTATCAGACCTGGACAACGATGGGATTCTCAATGATAATGAGCTCAACTTCTTTCAG GCTCTGGAGGATGTGAAGAACGTTGTGAGGAAGAATGTGATCGACGGTGTGTGTGACAACGGCCTCACTCTCAAAG GGTTCCTMTTCCTCCACACCCTCTTCATCCAGAGGGGGAGACATGAGACCACCTGGACGGTCCTCAGGAGGTTCGGCTACGACGACGACCTGGAACTCCACCAGGACTACCTGTTCCCACTCAC GTTGAAAATACCTCCAGATTGCACCACCGAGCTGAATCACAATGCCTACCTCTTCCTCCAGAGTGTCTTCGACAAACATGACAAG gaCCGGGACTGTGCCCTGTCCCCAGAGGAGCTGAAGGACCTGTTTGACGTGTTCCCCTACATGCCCTGGGGTCCCGACGTCAACAACACGGTGTGCACCAACAACGWAGGCTGGATCACCTACCAGGGCTACCTGTCCCAGTGGAC GTTGACCACCTACCTGGATGTCCAGCGCTGCCTGGAGTACCTGGGTTACCTTGGTTACTCCATCATCTCTGAGCAGGAGTCCCAGGCAGCGGCCATCACAG TGACGAGGGACAAGAAGATTGACCTGCAGAAGAAGCAGACTCAGCGCAGTGTGTTTCGCTGTAACGTCTTCGGGGACAGCGGCAGTGGCAAGAGTGGCTTCCTGCAAGCCTTCCTTGGAAGAAACCTCACG CGTCAAAACATTGTTAGTGAAGAGCATATGTCCTACTATGCTATCAGCACTGCGTATGTGTATGGTCAGGAGAAATACCTACTG CTCCATGAGGTCTTCCCAGACTTTGACGTCCTCTCGGACGCTGACCTGGCTTGTGACATTGTGTGTCTGGTGTACGATGCCAGCAACCCCCACTCCTTCGAGTACTGCGCCAGAGTCTTCAAG CAATACTTCATGGACACCAAGACGCCGTGCATGATGATCGCAGCCAAGTCGGACCTCCAGGAGACCAAGCAGCTATACGCCCTCACCCCTCTGGAGTTCTGTAGGAAGCACAAGATGCCCCCTCCGCAGGCCTTCACCTGCAACACGGCAGACGCACCCTGCAAAGACATCTACACCAAACTCGCCACCATGGCCATGCACCC TCATGCTCGGCTGCGCTGTATGTGTACCTGtaacaggtgcaccttctgccaCCTGCAGAACTTCATCAACTCGGAGCTGGTGCAGACAGTGAAGGCCAAGCTCTACACCGCCATTCTCAGCAG acaTGTGACACAGGCTGACCTGAAGAGCTCCACCTTCTGGTTGAGAGTGAGCGTGGGAGCCACCATGTTCGCCGTGCTGGGCTTCGCCATGTGCAGAGTGCTGCTCAAACAACGGTGA
- the LOC111981588 gene encoding mitochondrial Rho GTPase 1-A isoform X1: METILPVMNQYTEIETCVECSAKNLKNISELFYYAQKAVLHPTGPLYCPEEKRMKPACIKALTRIFKVSDLDNDGILNDNELNFFQRTCFNAPLASQALEDVKNVVRKNVIDGVCDNGLTLKGFLFLHTLFIQRGRHETTWTVLRRFGYDDDLELHQDYLFPLTLKIPPDCTTELNHNAYLFLQSVFDKHDKDRDCALSPEELKDLFDVFPYMPWGPDVNNTVCTNNXGWITYQGYLSQWTLTTYLDVQRCLEYLGYLGYSIISEQESQAAAITVTRDKKIDLQKKQTQRSVFRCNVFGDSGSGKSGFLQAFLGRNLTRQNIVSEEHMSYYAISTAYVYGQEKYLLLHEVFPDFDVLSDADLACDIVCLVYDASNPHSFEYCARVFKQYFMDTKTPCMMIAAKSDLQETKQLYALTPLEFCRKHKMPPPQAFTCNTADAPCKDIYTKLATMAMHPHARLRCMCTCNRCTFCHLQNFINSELVQTVKAKLYTAILSRHVTQADLKSSTFWLRVSVGATMFAVLGFAMCRVLLKQR; the protein is encoded by the exons ATGGAGACCATCCTGCCCGTCATGAACCAGTACACTGAGATAGAGACATGTGTGGAG tGTTCAGCAAAGAACCTGAAGAACATATCTGAGTTGTTTTACTACGCCCAAAAGGCTGTCCTGCACCCCACTGGCCCTTTATACTGTCCAGAGGAGAAACGG ATGAAGCCCGCTTGTATCAAAGCGCTGACTCGCATCTTCAAGGTATCAGACCTGGACAACGATGGGATTCTCAATGATAATGAGCTCAACTTCTTTCAG agGACATGCTTTAATGCCCCACTGGCGTCTCAGGCTCTGGAGGATGTGAAGAACGTTGTGAGGAAGAATGTGATCGACGGTGTGTGTGACAACGGCCTCACTCTCAAAG GGTTCCTMTTCCTCCACACCCTCTTCATCCAGAGGGGGAGACATGAGACCACCTGGACGGTCCTCAGGAGGTTCGGCTACGACGACGACCTGGAACTCCACCAGGACTACCTGTTCCCACTCAC GTTGAAAATACCTCCAGATTGCACCACCGAGCTGAATCACAATGCCTACCTCTTCCTCCAGAGTGTCTTCGACAAACATGACAAG gaCCGGGACTGTGCCCTGTCCCCAGAGGAGCTGAAGGACCTGTTTGACGTGTTCCCCTACATGCCCTGGGGTCCCGACGTCAACAACACGGTGTGCACCAACAACGWAGGCTGGATCACCTACCAGGGCTACCTGTCCCAGTGGAC GTTGACCACCTACCTGGATGTCCAGCGCTGCCTGGAGTACCTGGGTTACCTTGGTTACTCCATCATCTCTGAGCAGGAGTCCCAGGCAGCGGCCATCACAG TGACGAGGGACAAGAAGATTGACCTGCAGAAGAAGCAGACTCAGCGCAGTGTGTTTCGCTGTAACGTCTTCGGGGACAGCGGCAGTGGCAAGAGTGGCTTCCTGCAAGCCTTCCTTGGAAGAAACCTCACG CGTCAAAACATTGTTAGTGAAGAGCATATGTCCTACTATGCTATCAGCACTGCGTATGTGTATGGTCAGGAGAAATACCTACTG CTCCATGAGGTCTTCCCAGACTTTGACGTCCTCTCGGACGCTGACCTGGCTTGTGACATTGTGTGTCTGGTGTACGATGCCAGCAACCCCCACTCCTTCGAGTACTGCGCCAGAGTCTTCAAG CAATACTTCATGGACACCAAGACGCCGTGCATGATGATCGCAGCCAAGTCGGACCTCCAGGAGACCAAGCAGCTATACGCCCTCACCCCTCTGGAGTTCTGTAGGAAGCACAAGATGCCCCCTCCGCAGGCCTTCACCTGCAACACGGCAGACGCACCCTGCAAAGACATCTACACCAAACTCGCCACCATGGCCATGCACCC TCATGCTCGGCTGCGCTGTATGTGTACCTGtaacaggtgcaccttctgccaCCTGCAGAACTTCATCAACTCGGAGCTGGTGCAGACAGTGAAGGCCAAGCTCTACACCGCCATTCTCAGCAG acaTGTGACACAGGCTGACCTGAAGAGCTCCACCTTCTGGTTGAGAGTGAGCGTGGGAGCCACCATGTTCGCCGTGCTGGGCTTCGCCATGTGCAGAGTGCTGCTCAAACAACGGTGA
- the LOC111981588 gene encoding mitochondrial Rho GTPase 1-A isoform X2 — protein MESASQHLCYCFVDETECSAKNLKNISELFYYAQKAVLHPTGPLYCPEEKRMKPACIKALTRIFKVSDLDNDGILNDNELNFFQRTCFNAPLASQALEDVKNVVRKNVIDGVCDNGLTLKGFLFLHTLFIQRGRHETTWTVLRRFGYDDDLELHQDYLFPLTLKIPPDCTTELNHNAYLFLQSVFDKHDKDRDCALSPEELKDLFDVFPYMPWGPDVNNTVCTNNXGWITYQGYLSQWTLTTYLDVQRCLEYLGYLGYSIISEQESQAAAITVTRDKKIDLQKKQTQRSVFRCNVFGDSGSGKSGFLQAFLGRNLTRQNIVSEEHMSYYAISTAYVYGQEKYLLLHEVFPDFDVLSDADLACDIVCLVYDASNPHSFEYCARVFKQYFMDTKTPCMMIAAKSDLQETKQLYALTPLEFCRKHKMPPPQAFTCNTADAPCKDIYTKLATMAMHPHARLRCMCTCNRCTFCHLQNFINSELVQTVKAKLYTAILSRHVTQADLKSSTFWLRVSVGATMFAVLGFAMCRVLLKQR, from the exons atggaatccgcatcTCAgcacctttgttattgttttgtggaCGAAACGGAG tGTTCAGCAAAGAACCTGAAGAACATATCTGAGTTGTTTTACTACGCCCAAAAGGCTGTCCTGCACCCCACTGGCCCTTTATACTGTCCAGAGGAGAAACGG ATGAAGCCCGCTTGTATCAAAGCGCTGACTCGCATCTTCAAGGTATCAGACCTGGACAACGATGGGATTCTCAATGATAATGAGCTCAACTTCTTTCAG agGACATGCTTTAATGCCCCACTGGCGTCTCAGGCTCTGGAGGATGTGAAGAACGTTGTGAGGAAGAATGTGATCGACGGTGTGTGTGACAACGGCCTCACTCTCAAAG GGTTCCTMTTCCTCCACACCCTCTTCATCCAGAGGGGGAGACATGAGACCACCTGGACGGTCCTCAGGAGGTTCGGCTACGACGACGACCTGGAACTCCACCAGGACTACCTGTTCCCACTCAC GTTGAAAATACCTCCAGATTGCACCACCGAGCTGAATCACAATGCCTACCTCTTCCTCCAGAGTGTCTTCGACAAACATGACAAG gaCCGGGACTGTGCCCTGTCCCCAGAGGAGCTGAAGGACCTGTTTGACGTGTTCCCCTACATGCCCTGGGGTCCCGACGTCAACAACACGGTGTGCACCAACAACGWAGGCTGGATCACCTACCAGGGCTACCTGTCCCAGTGGAC GTTGACCACCTACCTGGATGTCCAGCGCTGCCTGGAGTACCTGGGTTACCTTGGTTACTCCATCATCTCTGAGCAGGAGTCCCAGGCAGCGGCCATCACAG TGACGAGGGACAAGAAGATTGACCTGCAGAAGAAGCAGACTCAGCGCAGTGTGTTTCGCTGTAACGTCTTCGGGGACAGCGGCAGTGGCAAGAGTGGCTTCCTGCAAGCCTTCCTTGGAAGAAACCTCACG CGTCAAAACATTGTTAGTGAAGAGCATATGTCCTACTATGCTATCAGCACTGCGTATGTGTATGGTCAGGAGAAATACCTACTG CTCCATGAGGTCTTCCCAGACTTTGACGTCCTCTCGGACGCTGACCTGGCTTGTGACATTGTGTGTCTGGTGTACGATGCCAGCAACCCCCACTCCTTCGAGTACTGCGCCAGAGTCTTCAAG CAATACTTCATGGACACCAAGACGCCGTGCATGATGATCGCAGCCAAGTCGGACCTCCAGGAGACCAAGCAGCTATACGCCCTCACCCCTCTGGAGTTCTGTAGGAAGCACAAGATGCCCCCTCCGCAGGCCTTCACCTGCAACACGGCAGACGCACCCTGCAAAGACATCTACACCAAACTCGCCACCATGGCCATGCACCC TCATGCTCGGCTGCGCTGTATGTGTACCTGtaacaggtgcaccttctgccaCCTGCAGAACTTCATCAACTCGGAGCTGGTGCAGACAGTGAAGGCCAAGCTCTACACCGCCATTCTCAGCAG acaTGTGACACAGGCTGACCTGAAGAGCTCCACCTTCTGGTTGAGAGTGAGCGTGGGAGCCACCATGTTCGCCGTGCTGGGCTTCGCCATGTGCAGAGTGCTGCTCAAACAACGGTGA
- the LOC111981588 gene encoding mitochondrial Rho GTPase 1-A isoform X5 — protein METILPVMNQYTEIETCVECSAKNLKNISELFYYAQKAVLHPTGPLYCPEEKRMKPACIKALTRIFKVSDLDNDGILNDNELNFFQRTCFNAPLASQALEDVKNVVRKNVIDGVCDNGLTLKGFLFLHTLFIQRGRHETTWTVLRRFGYDDDLELHQDYLFPLTLKIPPDCTTELNHNAYLFLQSVFDKHDKDRDCALSPEELKDLFDVFPYMPWGPDVNNTVCTNNXGWITYQGYLSQWTLTTYLDVQRCLEYLGYLGYSIISEQESQAAAITVTRDKKIDLQKKQTQRSVFRCNVFGDSGSGKSGFLQAFLGRNLTRQNIVSEEHMSYYAISTAYVYGQEKYLLLHEVFPDFDVLSDADLACDIVCLVYDASNPHSFEYCARVFKQYFMDTKTPCMMIAAKSDLQETKQLYALTPLEFCRKHKMPPPQAFTCNTADAPCKDIYTKLATMAMHPWSCSAALYVYL, from the exons ATGGAGACCATCCTGCCCGTCATGAACCAGTACACTGAGATAGAGACATGTGTGGAG tGTTCAGCAAAGAACCTGAAGAACATATCTGAGTTGTTTTACTACGCCCAAAAGGCTGTCCTGCACCCCACTGGCCCTTTATACTGTCCAGAGGAGAAACGG ATGAAGCCCGCTTGTATCAAAGCGCTGACTCGCATCTTCAAGGTATCAGACCTGGACAACGATGGGATTCTCAATGATAATGAGCTCAACTTCTTTCAG agGACATGCTTTAATGCCCCACTGGCGTCTCAGGCTCTGGAGGATGTGAAGAACGTTGTGAGGAAGAATGTGATCGACGGTGTGTGTGACAACGGCCTCACTCTCAAAG GGTTCCTMTTCCTCCACACCCTCTTCATCCAGAGGGGGAGACATGAGACCACCTGGACGGTCCTCAGGAGGTTCGGCTACGACGACGACCTGGAACTCCACCAGGACTACCTGTTCCCACTCAC GTTGAAAATACCTCCAGATTGCACCACCGAGCTGAATCACAATGCCTACCTCTTCCTCCAGAGTGTCTTCGACAAACATGACAAG gaCCGGGACTGTGCCCTGTCCCCAGAGGAGCTGAAGGACCTGTTTGACGTGTTCCCCTACATGCCCTGGGGTCCCGACGTCAACAACACGGTGTGCACCAACAACGWAGGCTGGATCACCTACCAGGGCTACCTGTCCCAGTGGAC GTTGACCACCTACCTGGATGTCCAGCGCTGCCTGGAGTACCTGGGTTACCTTGGTTACTCCATCATCTCTGAGCAGGAGTCCCAGGCAGCGGCCATCACAG TGACGAGGGACAAGAAGATTGACCTGCAGAAGAAGCAGACTCAGCGCAGTGTGTTTCGCTGTAACGTCTTCGGGGACAGCGGCAGTGGCAAGAGTGGCTTCCTGCAAGCCTTCCTTGGAAGAAACCTCACG CGTCAAAACATTGTTAGTGAAGAGCATATGTCCTACTATGCTATCAGCACTGCGTATGTGTATGGTCAGGAGAAATACCTACTG CTCCATGAGGTCTTCCCAGACTTTGACGTCCTCTCGGACGCTGACCTGGCTTGTGACATTGTGTGTCTGGTGTACGATGCCAGCAACCCCCACTCCTTCGAGTACTGCGCCAGAGTCTTCAAG CAATACTTCATGGACACCAAGACGCCGTGCATGATGATCGCAGCCAAGTCGGACCTCCAGGAGACCAAGCAGCTATACGCCCTCACCCCTCTGGAGTTCTGTAGGAAGCACAAGATGCCCCCTCCGCAGGCCTTCACCTGCAACACGGCAGACGCACCCTGCAAAGACATCTACACCAAACTCGCCACCATGGCCATGCACCCGTGG TCATGCTCGGCTGCGCTGTATGTGTACCTGtaa